The following proteins are encoded in a genomic region of Bradyrhizobium sp. SK17:
- a CDS encoding ABC transporter substrate-binding protein: MRKPTTGLGSIARTLRALSLAGALTLPAGLASAGEAVPQRGGTLNIGNVYVTLSPLTWDPADWAWKFQQDTGLMYEQLFAADLSKSKRHGGPYSFVPDAWLPSDAIRGELAESWQWKQDPPRVEIKLRQGVMFPEKPGVMAARELVAEDVVQSYERLNNSPKKIPTYFDHIAKVEATDKHTVVFTFKTYFSEWDYRFGWGYYSGIVPKEVADAGAGNWKNANGTGPFRLTDYVQGNAATFSKNDKYWDKEVIDGKSYQLPFVDKIVYRTIKDEATFLAALRTGKLDLLESIRWSAVEELKKSAPKLQWSRWLATGGTFLAMRNDTKPFDDVRVRRALNMAVNKQEILSSFYNGEGQLFAYPQHPDYIGYFEPLEQMPDSIKELYTYNPKKAKALLAEAGYPNGFSFKVQVCSCSPDHMDLLPLVAAYLEQVGVKIEIQPMEYGAFLSAMTTKTNAAGYFMLNGHTNPTTTLRKSFVTKQTWNPSQFSDPDIDRKMNEAYQEQDEGKRQAMLKEMTRSIIDKAPYIFLPVPYVYTAWWPWVKNYGGELRAGAERPGPIHARIWIDQEMKKGMGY; encoded by the coding sequence ATGCGAAAGCCAACGACCGGACTGGGATCGATTGCAAGAACGTTGCGCGCACTGTCGCTGGCTGGCGCGTTGACGCTACCGGCTGGGTTGGCATCCGCAGGCGAAGCGGTGCCGCAACGCGGCGGGACCCTCAACATCGGCAACGTCTATGTCACGCTTTCGCCCCTCACCTGGGATCCGGCCGACTGGGCGTGGAAGTTCCAGCAGGACACCGGCCTGATGTACGAGCAATTGTTCGCCGCCGACCTCAGCAAGTCGAAGCGGCACGGCGGCCCCTACTCGTTCGTACCGGACGCGTGGCTTCCGTCGGACGCGATTCGCGGTGAACTCGCCGAGAGTTGGCAGTGGAAGCAAGATCCGCCGCGCGTGGAGATCAAGCTCCGTCAGGGCGTGATGTTTCCGGAGAAACCCGGCGTAATGGCGGCGCGCGAACTCGTGGCCGAGGACGTGGTGCAGAGCTACGAACGGCTCAACAACAGTCCGAAGAAGATTCCGACCTATTTTGACCACATCGCAAAGGTCGAGGCGACCGACAAGCACACCGTCGTGTTTACGTTCAAGACCTATTTCTCCGAGTGGGACTATCGGTTCGGCTGGGGCTACTACTCCGGCATCGTGCCGAAGGAGGTCGCCGACGCGGGCGCGGGAAACTGGAAGAACGCCAATGGAACGGGGCCATTCCGGCTCACGGACTACGTGCAGGGCAACGCGGCCACATTCTCCAAGAACGACAAGTACTGGGACAAGGAAGTCATCGACGGCAAGTCCTATCAGTTGCCGTTCGTGGACAAGATCGTCTATCGCACCATCAAGGACGAGGCCACGTTCCTCGCCGCGCTGCGGACCGGCAAGCTCGACCTGCTGGAATCCATCCGATGGAGCGCGGTGGAAGAGCTCAAGAAGAGCGCGCCCAAGCTGCAGTGGTCACGCTGGCTTGCCACTGGGGGCACGTTCCTCGCCATGCGCAACGACACGAAGCCGTTCGACGACGTACGGGTACGCCGCGCGCTCAACATGGCGGTGAACAAGCAGGAGATTCTGAGCTCGTTCTACAATGGCGAGGGGCAGTTGTTCGCATACCCGCAACACCCCGACTACATCGGCTATTTCGAGCCTCTTGAGCAGATGCCGGACTCGATCAAGGAGCTCTACACCTACAATCCGAAGAAGGCGAAAGCGCTGCTCGCGGAGGCCGGCTATCCGAACGGCTTCTCCTTCAAGGTTCAGGTGTGCTCCTGCTCGCCCGACCACATGGACCTGTTGCCATTGGTGGCAGCCTATCTGGAGCAGGTCGGCGTCAAGATCGAAATTCAGCCGATGGAATACGGCGCATTCCTGTCGGCGATGACCACCAAGACCAACGCCGCTGGCTATTTCATGCTCAACGGCCATACCAACCCGACCACCACGCTGCGCAAGAGCTTCGTCACGAAGCAGACGTGGAATCCGTCGCAGTTCTCCGATCCCGACATCGACCGCAAGATGAACGAGGCCTATCAGGAGCAGGACGAAGGCAAGCGTCAGGCAATGCTCAAGGAGATGACGCGGTCGATCATCGACAAGGCGCCCTACATCTTCCTGCCCGTCCCCTATGTCTATACGGCCTGGTGGCCGTGGGTGAAGAACTATGGTGGCGAGTTGCGCGCTGGCGCAGAGCGTCCGGGCCCGATCCACGCGCGGATATGGATCGACCAGGAAATGAAGAAGGGGATGGGCTATTGA
- a CDS encoding ABC transporter ATP-binding protein — protein sequence MNGPANLPDAVGDGGAQPPPLLRVRNLTTRFRIDRGAITAVNRVSFDVDAGETLAIVGESGSGKSMTALSILRLIPNPPGRIEDGEILFDGLDLLKLSDAEIRDIRGNKIAMIFQEPMSSLNPALTVGLQVGEPINRHGGAPWSKALLAARDLLGRVRMSDPASRVNAYPHQFSGGMRQRAMIAMAMACQPRLIIADEPTTALDVTVQAQILDLLKDLALRSRSALILITHDLGVVARYADRVAVMYAGRIVETAPARELYSRPRHPYTRGLMASVPRLDSDTHQRLVPIEGQPPNLAALPPGCAFAPRCRQAVDACKQAPPPLREVGPRHSAACIMEG from the coding sequence TTGAACGGCCCGGCGAATCTTCCGGACGCTGTTGGGGACGGTGGCGCGCAGCCACCGCCCCTGCTGCGGGTGCGCAATCTGACGACACGCTTTCGCATCGACCGCGGCGCGATCACCGCGGTCAATCGCGTTTCCTTCGACGTGGATGCGGGCGAGACGCTGGCCATCGTCGGCGAGTCCGGTTCGGGCAAGAGCATGACGGCGCTGTCGATCCTGCGGCTGATCCCGAACCCGCCCGGCCGGATCGAGGACGGTGAAATCCTGTTCGACGGGCTGGACCTGCTGAAGCTGTCCGATGCGGAAATTCGCGACATCCGCGGCAACAAGATCGCCATGATCTTCCAGGAGCCGATGAGTTCGCTGAACCCGGCGCTGACGGTCGGCCTCCAGGTCGGCGAGCCCATCAACCGCCACGGCGGCGCGCCGTGGTCGAAAGCCTTGCTTGCTGCGCGCGACCTGCTTGGACGGGTGAGGATGTCCGACCCCGCTTCGCGCGTTAACGCCTATCCGCACCAATTCTCCGGCGGCATGCGCCAGCGCGCGATGATCGCGATGGCCATGGCCTGCCAGCCGAGGCTGATCATCGCCGATGAACCGACCACAGCACTCGATGTCACGGTGCAGGCGCAAATCCTGGACCTGCTCAAGGATCTGGCGCTGCGCTCGCGCTCGGCATTGATCCTGATCACGCACGACCTCGGCGTGGTCGCGCGGTACGCCGACCGCGTCGCCGTCATGTATGCCGGGCGCATCGTGGAGACGGCCCCGGCACGGGAGTTGTATTCGCGGCCGCGGCATCCCTACACCCGCGGGCTCATGGCCTCGGTGCCCCGGCTGGACAGCGATACGCACCAACGTCTGGTTCCCATCGAGGGCCAGCCACCGAACCTCGCGGCGCTGCCACCCGGCTGCGCATTCGCGCCGCGCTGCCGCCAGGCCGTCGACGCTTGCAAGCAGGCCCCGCCCCCGCTGCGCGAAGTCGGCCCGCGTCACAGCGCGGCCTGCATCATGGAGGGCTGA
- a CDS encoding ABC transporter ATP-binding protein, translating into MSQQLLQVRDLKVHFPISAGTLLRKQVGAVRAVDGVSFSLARGETLGLVGESGCGKSTTGLAILKMQALTSGRIEFEGQDITSYDRKQMQPLRRRIQMVYQDPYGSLNPRMTVRDIIGEPLVVHGLAGDREAYEERIATLMRTVGLLPDMAGRYPHQFSGGQRQRIGIARALALEPSLIICDEPVSALDVSIQAQVVNVFVELQERLGLAYLFIAHDLAVVRHVSHRIAVMYLGRIVEIAPRDALYTSPLHPYTQALLAAVPVADPEVEAARPRAIISGEVPSATNPPPGCRFHTRCPQAFARCRTQSPELRDLGSGQAVACHLHDTL; encoded by the coding sequence ATGTCGCAACAGCTGCTGCAAGTCCGCGATCTGAAGGTCCATTTTCCGATCAGTGCTGGCACCCTGTTGCGAAAGCAGGTCGGAGCGGTGCGTGCGGTCGATGGCGTATCGTTCTCGCTGGCGCGCGGCGAGACGCTTGGTCTCGTCGGGGAAAGTGGCTGCGGCAAGTCGACCACGGGCCTGGCGATCCTGAAGATGCAGGCGCTGACCTCCGGCCGCATCGAGTTCGAGGGCCAGGACATCACGTCCTACGACCGCAAGCAGATGCAGCCGCTGCGGCGGCGGATTCAGATGGTCTATCAGGATCCCTACGGCTCGCTCAATCCGCGCATGACAGTGCGTGATATTATCGGCGAGCCCCTGGTGGTGCATGGGCTTGCAGGAGATCGCGAGGCCTATGAGGAGCGAATTGCCACATTGATGCGCACGGTCGGCTTGTTGCCGGACATGGCGGGCCGCTATCCACATCAATTCTCGGGCGGCCAGCGCCAGCGCATTGGCATCGCAAGGGCTCTGGCGCTCGAGCCTAGCCTTATCATCTGCGACGAGCCGGTATCGGCGCTCGACGTCTCGATCCAGGCCCAAGTGGTGAACGTGTTTGTCGAACTGCAGGAGCGGCTCGGCCTTGCCTACTTGTTCATTGCCCACGACCTGGCCGTTGTCCGCCATGTCAGCCATCGCATAGCGGTGATGTATCTGGGACGGATCGTGGAAATCGCCCCACGCGACGCCCTCTACACGTCGCCGCTACATCCCTACACGCAGGCCCTCCTCGCGGCCGTGCCGGTGGCGGACCCCGAGGTCGAGGCGGCACGACCGCGGGCGATCATCAGCGGCGAAGTGCCGAGCGCAACCAATCCGCCACCGGGCTGTCGCTTCCACACCCGCTGCCCGCAGGCGTTTGCGCGCTGCCGAACCCAAAGTCCGGAGTTGCGCGACCTCGGCAGCGGTCAGGCCGTCGCCTGCCATTTGCACGACACTCTCTGA
- a CDS encoding TetR/AcrR family transcriptional regulator encodes MKLKPNTKGDVTRTRKFVAKQDAILDAAARQFNRLGLKGATFTDIAGSVGLLTNSVTYYYHRKDDLAAACLIKAIGSGHALADAALGAGDPEARIRHLIHGHADVLAGIARGQRDALVNFNDIRALKAPEADRVFAAYTEMFRSVRKLLPKDILGPQERNARAHLLVSLTNWMRRWISRYEPDDYAYAAARMSDIVINGLARRRGQWKELAGLEIDWSQSDSADTPTPDAFLRAATVLANDEGYRGASVDRIARRLNLTKGSFYHHYDSKEELVASCFERTFDIIRRTQTLARQRHDSGWARLMAAAQAQVRIQLSDHGPLIRTSAWNALPEPIRENCRQALDRLTEQLGVFVVEAMLNGDVRLLDTSIAAEQVTGMINAASELDRWVPALARDRAVDLFARPLFEGILS; translated from the coding sequence ATGAAGCTCAAGCCGAACACCAAGGGCGACGTCACCCGAACCCGGAAGTTCGTCGCCAAACAAGATGCCATTCTTGATGCCGCCGCCCGCCAGTTCAATCGGCTTGGTCTCAAGGGAGCGACCTTCACCGACATCGCTGGCAGCGTCGGCCTGCTCACCAACAGCGTCACCTATTACTATCACCGCAAGGATGACCTGGCGGCGGCCTGCCTGATCAAGGCGATCGGCTCGGGGCATGCGTTGGCCGACGCGGCGCTCGGCGCCGGCGATCCAGAGGCCAGGATCCGCCATCTGATCCATGGACACGCCGATGTACTCGCCGGAATCGCCCGCGGTCAACGCGACGCGTTGGTCAACTTCAACGATATCCGGGCACTGAAGGCCCCCGAGGCCGATCGCGTATTTGCCGCCTATACCGAGATGTTTCGCAGCGTTCGGAAGCTGCTACCGAAGGACATCCTGGGACCGCAGGAGCGGAACGCGCGGGCGCATCTGCTGGTGTCGCTGACCAACTGGATGCGCCGCTGGATCTCCCGCTACGAGCCCGACGACTACGCATACGCCGCGGCGCGCATGAGCGACATCGTGATCAACGGGCTCGCTCGCCGGCGCGGTCAATGGAAGGAGTTGGCCGGGCTGGAGATCGACTGGTCACAATCCGACTCAGCCGATACCCCCACTCCCGACGCCTTCCTGCGCGCGGCAACCGTGCTGGCCAACGACGAGGGCTATCGCGGCGCCTCCGTCGATCGCATCGCAAGACGCCTGAACCTCACCAAAGGGTCCTTCTATCACCACTATGATAGCAAGGAGGAGCTGGTTGCGTCATGTTTCGAACGGACCTTCGACATCATTCGCCGCACCCAGACACTGGCGCGTCAGCGCCATGACTCAGGCTGGGCGCGGCTGATGGCGGCTGCGCAGGCGCAGGTTCGAATTCAGCTATCGGATCATGGGCCCTTGATCCGAACCTCGGCATGGAATGCCTTGCCTGAGCCAATCCGCGAGAATTGCAGGCAAGCGCTCGACCGCCTGACCGAGCAACTGGGCGTGTTCGTGGTAGAAGCCATGCTCAACGGAGACGTTCGCCTGCTTGATACATCGATTGCCGCCGAACAGGTTACGGGGATGATCAA